A part of Miscanthus floridulus cultivar M001 chromosome 6, ASM1932011v1, whole genome shotgun sequence genomic DNA contains:
- the LOC136459340 gene encoding abscisic acid receptor PYL5-like, protein MPYAAATRTSPEQHSRVVTNGRALVACAGHAGVPAEVARHHEHTVTPGQCCSVMMRSIAAPADAVWSLVRRFDQPQRYKHFIRSCQVVDGDGVEVGSVRELEVVTGLPAENSRERLEIRDDERRVISFRILGGDHRLANYRSVTTVHEAASQNGPLTMVVESYVVDVPQGNTVEETRIFVDTIVRCNLQSLERTVIRQQALAAVQHNNNNNHN, encoded by the coding sequence ATGCCGTACGCAGCAGCCACAAGGACGTCACCGGAGCAGCACAGCCGTGTGGTCACCAACGGGAGGGCCCTGGTGGCGTGCGCGGGGCACGCGGGCGTGCCGGCCGAGGTGGCGCGGCACCACGAGCACACGGTGACCCCGGGGCAGTGCTGCTCCGTCATGATGAGGTCCATCGCGGCGCCGGCGGACGCGGTGTGGTCGCTGGTGCGGCGCTTCGACCAGCCGCAGAGGTACAAGCACTTCATCAGGAGCTGCCAAGTCGTGGACGGCGACGGCGTCGAGGTGGGATCCGTGCGGGAGCTCGAGGTCGTAACCGGGCTGCCCGCCGAGAACAGCCGCGAGCGGCTGGAGATCCGGGACGACGAGCGCCGGGTGATCAGCTTCCGGATCCTGGGCGGCGACCACCGCCTGGCCAACTACCGCTCAGTGACCACCGTGCACGAGGCGGCGTCACAGAACGGGCCGCTCACCATGGTTGTCGAGTCCTACGTCGTGGACGTGCCGCAGGGGAACACCGTCGAGGAGACGCGCATCTTCGTGGACACCATCGTCCGGTGCAACCTCCAGTCCCTCGAGCGCACGGTCATCAGGCAGCAGGCGTTGGCGGCAGTGcagcacaacaacaacaacaaccacaACTGA
- the LOC136459339 gene encoding GDSL esterase/lipase At1g58430-like: protein MAQAHPVLPILLLFLSPTAVSSSKRIQPKFSAIFYFGDSVLDTGNNNHLPTVAVANHVPYGRDFPGKKPTGRFSNGRLIPDLLNKKLQLKEFSPPFLDTRLSNNDMVTGVNFASAGSGLDDQTSQLSNTLPMSKQVDLFKDYLLRLRNIVGDKEASRIIASSLIFISSGTNDFSHYYRSWKKRKMDIGDYQDLVLRMVQVHVKELYDLGGRQFCLAGLPPFGCTPIQITLSRDPDGACVDEQNWDAQVYNSKLQKLLTTLQGSLHGSRVVYLDAYRALMEILENPAKYGFTETTR from the exons ATGGCACAGGCACACCCTGTTCTCCCAATCCTTTTGCTCTTCCTCTCCCCCACTGCCGTTTCTTCCTCCAAGAGAATTCAGCCGAAGTTCTCGGCTATCTTCTACTTTGGCGACTCGGTTCTTGACACCGGCAACAACAATCATCTCCCCACGGTGGCTGTAGCGAACCATGTTCCTTACGGAAGAGATTTCCCAGGGAAGAAACCAACAGGGAGGTTCTCCAATGGCCGGCTTATCCCAGACCTCCTCAACAAGAAGCTGCAACTCAAAGAATTCTCGCCGCCGTTCCTGGATACAAGGCTGTCGAACAACGACATGGTGACAGGGGTGAACTTTGCATCAGCTGGTTCAGGATTAGATGACCAGACGTCGCAGCTGTCCAATACTCTACCAATGTCCAAACAGGTGGACCTCTTCAAGGACTACCTCCTCCGGCTCAGGAACATTGTTGGGGACAAGGAGGCTTCCAGGATCATTGCCAGCTCTCTGATTTTTATCAGCTCAGGAACCAACGATTTCTCACATTACTACCGTTcgtggaagaagaggaagatggacATTGGTGACTACCAAGATCTTGTTCTCCGGATGGTACAAGTTCATGTCAAG GAATTATATGACCTTGGGGGCCGGCAATTCTGTTTGGCAGGCCTTCCGCCGTTTGGTTGCACACCTATCCAAATCACATTGAGCAGAGACCCTGACGGGGCATGTGTGGATGAGCAAAACTGGGATGCTCAGGTCTATAACTCTAAACTTCAAAAGTTACTTACAACGTTGCAAGGTTCACTCCATGGAAGCAGAGTTGTGTACTTGGATGCATACAGAGCTCTCATGGAGATCCTGGAGAACCCAGCCAAATACG GATTTACAGAGACAACACGGTGA